The window GGAGTGGACGTAATGCCCGTATTCCGGTGCCCGCGGCGGGGGTGGAGAACGCCGCGCCGCAGGCGGTGCAGGGTGAATCTGATCTCACTCGTAATCAGGCGGCGGAGCGGCATGTGTCGGCCGCCCGTGACAAGTCGATGGCGACCCGGCCGTTCGTTCGGGCTCGGGGTCGGCATGCGGCGATGTCGCGTCGGCAGGACTGGGAGCGGCGCTATGTGCGCATGCTCGTTCTGGCGGATCTGACGGCCGGTGTCGCGGCGGGGGCGGGTACGTTCGTCGTCCGGTTCGGTGATTCGGTGACCGCCTGGAACCGGATGTATCTGATCTGGTCGGCGTTGTTGCCGGTGGCTCTGCTGCTGGTGTTGGTGGCGGCTCGGGCGTACGAGCGGCGGTATCTGTTCGTGGGTTCCGACGAGTACCAGCGGGTGTTGCGTGGCGGTGCGGGGCTGATCGGCGGGGCGGCCGTCGTCTCGTACGCGCTGAATCTTGATCTTGCCCGGTCCTATGTCCTGGTGGCTTTTCCACTGGCGACGGCGGCGATCGTGGTGTTGCGGTTTCTGCTGCGTAAGCGGCTGCATCTGGCGCGGGCTCGGGGGGAGAACCTTCGGCGGGTGATCGTGGTCGGTCACGAGCTGTCGGTCATCGGCATCACCCGGCAGTTGCGGCGGGAGCGGTATCACGGGCTGGAGGTGGTCGGCGCCTGCCTGCCGCCCGGTGCCGACGGGATCGGGGTCGTGGATCTGCCGGTCTACGGTTCGTTCGACGATGTGGCGACCGCGGTGGAGCGGGCCGACGCCGACACGGTGGTCGTGCTGAGTTGTCCGGAGCTGGATGGTGTGTCGGTGCGCCGGCTGGCCTGGCGGCTGGAACGCGACGAGGTGGATCTGGTGGTGGCCAGTGCGCTCGTGGATGTGGCGGGTGCGCGGACCACGATCCGGCCGTTCGACGGTCTGCCGATGCTGCACGTCGAGCATCCCCGCCTGCATGGTGGGTCGCGGCTGGTGAAGGAGCTGGTGGATCGGCTCGGTGCGCTGTTGCTTCTGATCGTTCTCGGTCCGGTGCTCTTGACCGTGGCGCTCTGTGTGGGCCTTACATCACGCGGCCCGGTACTCTTTCGCCAAGTGCGCGTGGGACGTGATGGCCGATTGTTCCGGATCTTCAAGTTCCGCAGCATGTATGTCGACGCTGAGGCCCGGCTTGCCGAGCTGACGCACCTCAACGAGCACGACGGTGTGCTCTTCAAAATCCGCGACGACCCGCGTGTCACCCCGGTCGGGCGTTGGCTGCGCAGGTTCTCGCTGGACGAGCTGCCGCAGTTGCTGAACGTTCTGTCCGGGCGGATGTCGCTGGTCGGGCCACGGCCGCCGCTGCCCACCGAGGTGGCCGCCTACGCCGACGATGTGCGACGCCGGCTGGCCGTCAAGCCGGGGATGACCGGCCTCTGGCAGGTGTCGGGGCGGTCGGACCTCTCCTGGGAGGAGGCGGTCCGGCTCGACCTGCGCTATGTCGAGAACTGGTCGCTGAGCCTGGATCTGGTGATCCTGCTCAGGACGGTGACCGCCGTGGCGCGGTCGTCGGGAGCGTACTGACAGGCGTGTACTGGAGTGAGGGAGCGAGAGATGAGCGAGCAGACGAAGGCGTCGGCACGCATAACGGGTCCGCGGGACGCCGGCGAGGGCGGCACACCGCCGGTCAACGACTCCGCTTTCGCTCGCTGGCTCGCCGACCGGGCCGGGCAGATCCTGCTGCAGGTCCGGGCGGAGACCGGTCACGCCGACGGCAAGGCCCTCAAGGCTGCCGGTGACCAGGCCGCGCACGACCTGCTGCGGGCCGAGTTGGCTCGCTGGCGGCCGGCTGACGCGGTGCTCTCCGAGGAGGACGAGCATTCGCGGGTGGCGTGGACCGAGGGCAACCATCCGGACCGGCTCGGTGCGAACCGGGTCTGGATCGTGGACCCGCTGGACGGCACCCGTGAGTTCTCCGAGGAGGGCCGCGACGACTGGGCGGTGCACGTGGCGCTGTGGACGGCGGATTCGTCGGCGCCGGTTCGGCTGACCGCGGGTGCCGTGGCGATGCCGGCCCGGCACTGCACGCTCGCCACCGATCAGCCGCCGGCGTACCCGCCGATGCCGTTGGAGTCGGCGACCGGTGGGGCGATCCGGATCGCGGCGAGCCGGACCCGGCCGCCCGCGTTCGTCACCGCGCTGGCCGAGGATCTGGGCGCCGAACTGGTGCCGATGGGTTCGGCCGGGGTGAAGATCGCCGCGGTGATCAACGGCGAGGCGGACGCGTACGTGCACGCCGGTGGCCAGTACGAATGGGACTCGGCCGCCCCGGTGGCTGTGGCGTTGGCCACTGGCCTGCACGCCTCCCGTGTCGACGGCAGCCCGTTGGCCTATAACCAGGCTGATCCGAAGTTGCCTGACCTGGTCGTTTGTCGTAAAGATCTCGCTCCTCGGTTGCTTGCTGCGTTGCAGAGGCATCTTCCGTAACAATGACGTCTGCCCTGCCCGGCCGACACCGGAGAAAGGTCTGGGGACAGAACCCATGAGCCAGACGAAGCCCTATCGCGTATCGCATCTGGATGCACTCGAAGCGGAGAGCATCTTCATCATGCGCGAGGTGATGGCCGAGTTCGAGCGCCCCGCGCTGCTCTTCTCCGGCGGTAAGGACTCGATCGTGATGCTGCGCCTCGCGGAGAAGGCGTTCGCGCCGGCGCGCATCCCGTTCCCGGTCATGCACGTCGACACCGGCCACAACTTCGCCGAGGTGTTGGAGTACCGGGATCGCCGGGTCGCCACGCTCGGCCTGAACCTGGTGGTCGCCAGCGTGCAGGAGGCGATCGACACCGGCCTGGTGCGTGAGCTGCCGGACGGCACCCGTAACCGGATCCAGACGCCGGTGCTGCTCGCCGCCCAGGAGAAGTACCGGTTCGACGCGCTCTTCGGCGGTGCCCGCCGGGACGAGGAGAAGGCGCGGGCCAAGGAGCGGATGTTCAGCTTCCGCGACGACTTCGGCCAGTGGGACCCGAAGAACCAGCGGCCCGAGCTGTGGGCGCTGTACAACGGCCGGCACCACCCGGGTGAGTCGATCCGGGTGTTCCCGCTGTCGAACTGGACCGAGCTGGACGTCTGGCACTACATCGCCAAGGAGGACATCCCGCTGCCGAGCATCTACTACGCCCACGACCGTGAGGTCGTCGAGCGCAACGGGATGTTCTACGCGGTCAACGAGTTCATCAGGCTGCGTGACGGTGAGACGTCCGAGGTTCGCCGGGTGCGGTATCGGACGGTCGGTGACGCGTCGCAGACCGCGGCGGTGCTCTCCGAGGCGGACACCGTGGAGAAGGTGATCGACGAGGTCGCCGCGACCCGGATCACCGAGCGTGGCGCCACCCGGGGCGACGACAGGGTCAGCGAAGC of the Actinoplanes sichuanensis genome contains:
- a CDS encoding sugar transferase gives rise to the protein MSQDVSEDRAGALTEPTAALPAAVGGSAGRAANQGPQRPAERRSGRNARIPVPAAGVENAAPQAVQGESDLTRNQAAERHVSAARDKSMATRPFVRARGRHAAMSRRQDWERRYVRMLVLADLTAGVAAGAGTFVVRFGDSVTAWNRMYLIWSALLPVALLLVLVAARAYERRYLFVGSDEYQRVLRGGAGLIGGAAVVSYALNLDLARSYVLVAFPLATAAIVVLRFLLRKRLHLARARGENLRRVIVVGHELSVIGITRQLRRERYHGLEVVGACLPPGADGIGVVDLPVYGSFDDVATAVERADADTVVVLSCPELDGVSVRRLAWRLERDEVDLVVASALVDVAGARTTIRPFDGLPMLHVEHPRLHGGSRLVKELVDRLGALLLLIVLGPVLLTVALCVGLTSRGPVLFRQVRVGRDGRLFRIFKFRSMYVDAEARLAELTHLNEHDGVLFKIRDDPRVTPVGRWLRRFSLDELPQLLNVLSGRMSLVGPRPPLPTEVAAYADDVRRRLAVKPGMTGLWQVSGRSDLSWEEAVRLDLRYVENWSLSLDLVILLRTVTAVARSSGAY
- a CDS encoding 3'(2'),5'-bisphosphate nucleotidase CysQ — encoded protein: MSEQTKASARITGPRDAGEGGTPPVNDSAFARWLADRAGQILLQVRAETGHADGKALKAAGDQAAHDLLRAELARWRPADAVLSEEDEHSRVAWTEGNHPDRLGANRVWIVDPLDGTREFSEEGRDDWAVHVALWTADSSAPVRLTAGAVAMPARHCTLATDQPPAYPPMPLESATGGAIRIAASRTRPPAFVTALAEDLGAELVPMGSAGVKIAAVINGEADAYVHAGGQYEWDSAAPVAVALATGLHASRVDGSPLAYNQADPKLPDLVVCRKDLAPRLLAALQRHLP
- the cysD gene encoding sulfate adenylyltransferase subunit CysD, with protein sequence MSQTKPYRVSHLDALEAESIFIMREVMAEFERPALLFSGGKDSIVMLRLAEKAFAPARIPFPVMHVDTGHNFAEVLEYRDRRVATLGLNLVVASVQEAIDTGLVRELPDGTRNRIQTPVLLAAQEKYRFDALFGGARRDEEKARAKERMFSFRDDFGQWDPKNQRPELWALYNGRHHPGESIRVFPLSNWTELDVWHYIAKEDIPLPSIYYAHDREVVERNGMFYAVNEFIRLRDGETSEVRRVRYRTVGDASQTAAVLSEADTVEKVIDEVAATRITERGATRGDDRVSEAAMEDRKREGYF